A genomic stretch from Terriglobia bacterium includes:
- a CDS encoding TIR domain-containing protein → MADDKSAFVAPRGEVFISYSWDSDEHIKAVREFADRLRSEGIDAIIDQYEESPPEGWPRWMDKKIRDSRFVLVVSTEEYYRGVMGEAAPKTRLGVRWEGGLIYQHLYNEGINQKFIPVLLRANDKQFIPTPIQSATHYRVDTSEGYDKLYARLLNRPTAKKPWLGPIRPLPKKDVKTDLSMYMTGPINVDLWNEAKWQGTFMFMFESNPPVLGFAFRNEKAARQIFEEWHKRYGQDDEFEELRISIIEGKIKGERPGYTVHVSVDFENTVKRYRAAGLSIDVENSLFAMISRINRMNPAPGSKNLEYFKEAYRHYKTYTLAPGVLSSDDSSVKPMLELGIFKNTIHFRQAGDIDPKHDPDAVVLGMGSVERSFTPFGKRQHRQQRSRRVNKKK, encoded by the coding sequence ATGGCAGATGATAAATCCGCGTTCGTTGCGCCCCGCGGGGAAGTATTCATAAGTTACAGCTGGGACAGCGATGAGCATATAAAGGCGGTTCGTGAGTTCGCGGATCGTCTTAGATCCGAAGGAATCGATGCCATCATTGACCAATATGAAGAGTCCCCCCCAGAGGGCTGGCCGAGATGGATGGACAAAAAAATCCGTGATTCACGGTTCGTCCTGGTGGTCTCTACGGAAGAGTACTACAGGGGGGTAATGGGTGAAGCTGCACCGAAGACGCGGCTTGGGGTTCGATGGGAAGGTGGCTTAATCTACCAACACCTTTACAACGAGGGCATAAACCAGAAGTTCATTCCCGTATTGCTTCGAGCCAATGATAAGCAATTCATCCCTACGCCTATTCAGTCTGCGACTCACTATCGAGTAGACACATCCGAGGGATATGACAAGCTCTACGCTCGGCTCTTGAACAGACCAACTGCAAAGAAGCCGTGGTTGGGGCCGATACGGCCGCTGCCTAAGAAAGATGTCAAGACCGACCTGTCCATGTATATGACAGGCCCGATCAACGTGGATCTGTGGAACGAGGCTAAGTGGCAGGGAACTTTTATGTTCATGTTCGAAAGTAATCCACCAGTATTGGGCTTTGCATTCAGGAATGAGAAGGCTGCACGTCAGATTTTCGAAGAATGGCACAAGCGATATGGTCAAGATGATGAGTTCGAAGAACTGCGTATCTCGATCATTGAAGGTAAGATCAAAGGAGAACGGCCCGGGTACACGGTGCACGTTAGTGTTGATTTCGAGAACACCGTGAAAAGGTACAGAGCTGCCGGACTCTCGATTGACGTTGAAAATTCGCTATTCGCGATGATTAGCCGCATAAATCGGATGAACCCGGCACCTGGCTCCAAAAACTTAGAATATTTCAAAGAGGCGTATCGGCATTACAAGACGTACACCTTGGCTCCAGGAGTACTGTCTTCAGATGATTCCTCCGTGAAACCGATGCTGGAACTGGGGATTTTCAAAAACACGATCCATTTCCGGCAGGCTGGTGACATTGACCCAAAGCACGACCCGGACGCAGTAGTTCTCGGAATGGGCAGTGTTGAACGTTCTTTCACACCATTTGGGAAACGACAGCACAGGCAACAGAGAAGCAGGCGAGTGAACAAGAAGAAGTGA
- the argJ gene encoding bifunctional glutamate N-acetyltransferase/amino-acid acetyltransferase ArgJ, producing the protein MITNPPQGFLFSACTAGIKASGKPDLALALAPDGASAAAIFTRNQIVAAPVTVGREHLRRGQGLMRALIVNAGNANCATGKQGLKAANSVCIGVAKQLQVSPHRVFPSSTGIIGVQLPLEKIHAAIPSLVSTASPDPDAFDQFANAILTTDTHKKVASQSITFNQIPVVLAGVAKGAGMIHPNMATMLVYLFTDLAASPRELQTCLKEAADQSFNNISIDGDTSTNDTALLLGSGKSGVQFKSVRNEFQAALTKVCRSLAAQIVADGEGVKHVVRLNIEQARSRSEARQIGRAIANSPLVKTAWAGADPNWGRILSAIGYSGVKINPERINIYLGEQQICRHGAACSFNHDQAHAYMSEPVYEIRIALGAGNAALEFLSCDLTAEYVRINADYST; encoded by the coding sequence GTGATCACGAACCCGCCCCAGGGATTTCTTTTTTCCGCATGCACCGCCGGCATCAAAGCCAGCGGCAAACCCGATTTAGCCCTGGCCTTGGCTCCCGACGGCGCTTCCGCCGCCGCCATATTCACGCGCAATCAGATCGTTGCCGCGCCTGTAACAGTTGGACGCGAGCATCTTCGTCGGGGACAGGGGCTGATGCGGGCGCTCATCGTGAATGCCGGCAATGCTAACTGCGCCACGGGCAAGCAAGGCCTGAAGGCCGCCAACAGCGTATGCATCGGAGTGGCAAAACAACTCCAGGTCAGTCCGCACCGCGTATTCCCTTCCTCCACGGGGATTATCGGTGTGCAATTGCCGCTGGAAAAGATCCACGCCGCGATTCCGTCGCTGGTCAGTACGGCTTCCCCCGACCCGGATGCGTTCGATCAGTTCGCCAACGCTATCCTTACCACGGACACGCACAAGAAAGTAGCGTCGCAGTCCATAACCTTCAATCAAATTCCGGTGGTGCTGGCGGGAGTGGCCAAGGGCGCTGGCATGATCCATCCCAACATGGCGACCATGCTGGTTTATCTGTTCACCGATCTGGCAGCGAGTCCCCGCGAGTTGCAAACCTGCCTGAAAGAAGCGGCCGATCAGAGCTTCAACAATATTTCCATCGATGGTGACACTTCAACGAATGACACGGCGCTGCTGCTGGGCAGTGGCAAGAGCGGCGTGCAGTTCAAATCTGTCCGCAATGAATTTCAGGCCGCGCTGACGAAAGTATGCCGCTCGCTGGCAGCGCAGATCGTGGCTGATGGTGAGGGCGTAAAGCACGTGGTGCGCCTGAACATCGAACAGGCGCGGTCGCGGAGTGAAGCGCGGCAGATCGGACGCGCGATAGCCAATTCTCCTCTGGTAAAAACGGCCTGGGCCGGCGCCGATCCCAACTGGGGACGCATTCTGTCGGCAATCGGCTATTCCGGAGTCAAGATCAATCCCGAGCGGATCAATATCTATCTGGGCGAACAGCAGATTTGTCGCCACGGCGCTGCGTGCTCTTTCAACCATGATCAGGCGCATGCTTATATGTCAGAGCCGGTGTATGAAATCCGCATTGCGCTGGGCGCCGGGAATGCGGCACTGGAGTTTCTTTCCTGCGATCTAACGGCGGAGTATGTGCGCATTAACGCGGATTACAGTACATAG
- a CDS encoding N-acetyltransferase has product MVRTRNAILPDVEQIHAIIRAYSGNGTLLPRTLAELRENVRDFVVAEDDGRIVGCGALHLYGMHLAEIRSIAVTPSTKGLGAGRKLVEALLKEAERHEVTCVCLFTRIPEFFAHMGFSLAKRDDLPDKIYKDCVHCPAFNACDEIAMYRGEIPKHSGVRDLQIPKPLVKLTV; this is encoded by the coding sequence ATGGTACGCACGCGTAACGCTATTCTGCCCGACGTGGAGCAAATTCACGCGATCATCCGTGCGTATTCCGGCAACGGTACGCTGCTGCCGCGTACCTTGGCGGAGTTGAGGGAAAACGTTCGGGACTTCGTCGTCGCGGAGGATGACGGTAGGATTGTGGGCTGCGGCGCTCTGCATCTTTACGGCATGCACCTGGCGGAGATTCGCTCCATCGCCGTAACGCCCTCCACCAAAGGCCTGGGCGCGGGACGGAAGCTGGTGGAGGCGCTGCTCAAGGAAGCCGAGCGGCATGAGGTCACGTGTGTCTGCCTGTTTACCCGCATCCCGGAATTTTTTGCCCACATGGGATTCAGCCTGGCCAAACGCGACGATCTGCCGGACAAGATATACAAAGACTGCGTGCATTGTCCCGCGTTCAATGCATGCGACGAGATCGCCATGTACCGCGGCGAGATTCCCAAACACAGCGGAGTGCGCGACTTGCAGATACCAAAACCGCTGGTTAAGCTGACCGTGTGA
- a CDS encoding AMP-binding protein, producing the protein MPQTLAEYPQLHLARGSEIAYVHRRGFRTLRWTYGQLAELAFRFAHELEARGIGKDDRVLLWGDNCAEWVGAFFGCMLRGAVAVPMDRIAAPDFAQRVMSDVDAKLIVCTNSLTIHAAGRPSLELENLSESLAQRSPAPYAPIKISRDDTAQIVFTSGTTAEPRGVVLTHGNILASVDPIEREFPKYRWSERLFHPIRFLELLPLSHVFGQFMGMFIPSLLGGTVHFQDSFKPTDIVTTIKTERISVLVAVPRVVESLKNKLRDDMGAYIDKNWECAENERFLKRWWRFRKIRRLFGWKFWAIISGGAALDQNTEEFWRRLGYVVVQGYGLTETSSLISLNHPFKVGRRSIGKVLPGREMKLDPETGEILVRGENVARQYWQGKGLKPVTGEEGWFRTGDLGAMDEEGNLYFKGRSKNVIVTPAGLKIYPEDLEQALRKQPQVRDVVVVGVAAGGNAEACAVLLLKNGDSGSTAVTNANQTLADFQKIRRWMVWPDDDFPRTSTQKPKLELIRKAAESQVNGNPTSGSPKSSHSGDGTLEELIGNIAGHRVELKPGAHLENDLNLSSLDRVELMAAIESRYQVDLGDREFSQVNTVADLENLLQKSAPEARANNYPYSRWAQNRLVRWIRVLGYNCVTLPYIMVMARPKIIGRERLKDFHGPALIISNHIAQIDIGFLMAALPMHLRNRLGVAMQGEMLRAMRNPPKEWFFLKRWWEQLRYALIAMFFNVFSLPQRAKYRESFRFAGELVDRGYSVVIFPEGRRTETGEMSPFRSGIGLLATHLNLPIIPMRIDGLFPFKIAKKHYAPPHAVQVRIGEPVRFEPTADPEEIARELQRIVEKL; encoded by the coding sequence ATGCCACAGACCCTAGCCGAATATCCGCAACTGCACCTGGCGCGCGGAAGCGAGATTGCGTACGTACATCGTCGCGGATTTCGTACCTTGCGCTGGACCTATGGTCAGCTTGCCGAATTGGCGTTTCGCTTTGCGCACGAACTTGAAGCAAGAGGGATTGGCAAGGACGACCGCGTTCTGTTGTGGGGTGATAACTGCGCGGAATGGGTTGGGGCATTCTTTGGCTGCATGCTGCGCGGCGCAGTAGCTGTTCCAATGGACCGGATTGCCGCGCCTGATTTTGCTCAGCGCGTAATGTCTGATGTGGATGCCAAGCTGATCGTCTGCACCAACTCTTTGACGATCCATGCTGCGGGCCGTCCTTCTCTTGAGCTTGAAAACTTAAGTGAGTCTCTGGCGCAGCGATCACCCGCACCTTACGCTCCCATAAAGATCAGCCGGGATGATACAGCGCAGATAGTCTTCACATCGGGTACTACTGCTGAACCGCGGGGCGTGGTGCTGACGCATGGAAACATTCTGGCCAGCGTTGATCCAATTGAACGCGAGTTTCCCAAATATCGCTGGTCCGAACGGCTATTTCATCCCATACGATTTCTTGAGCTACTCCCGCTTAGCCATGTCTTCGGTCAATTCATGGGAATGTTCATTCCATCGCTGCTTGGCGGCACCGTGCATTTCCAGGACAGCTTTAAACCTACTGATATTGTCACGACCATCAAGACCGAGCGCATTTCAGTACTGGTGGCTGTGCCGCGCGTAGTGGAGTCGCTAAAGAACAAGCTGCGCGATGACATGGGCGCGTATATCGACAAAAACTGGGAGTGCGCGGAGAATGAGCGCTTCCTGAAACGGTGGTGGCGATTCAGAAAAATCCGCCGGCTATTCGGGTGGAAGTTCTGGGCCATTATTTCCGGGGGCGCGGCGCTCGACCAGAACACTGAAGAATTCTGGCGACGTCTAGGCTATGTGGTGGTGCAAGGCTATGGGCTTACGGAAACAAGCTCCCTGATCAGCCTGAACCATCCTTTCAAAGTCGGACGCAGATCGATTGGGAAAGTCCTCCCTGGCCGCGAGATGAAGCTTGATCCCGAAACCGGTGAGATCCTTGTACGCGGAGAAAACGTGGCGCGCCAATACTGGCAAGGGAAAGGATTGAAGCCAGTGACAGGCGAAGAAGGCTGGTTCCGTACTGGCGATCTGGGCGCGATGGACGAAGAAGGCAATCTTTATTTCAAAGGCCGCAGCAAAAACGTGATCGTAACGCCCGCGGGTTTAAAGATTTATCCGGAAGACCTGGAACAGGCCCTGCGCAAACAGCCACAAGTGCGCGACGTGGTGGTCGTGGGTGTGGCTGCGGGAGGAAATGCAGAAGCCTGCGCCGTGCTGCTGCTCAAAAATGGCGACTCCGGCAGCACCGCTGTAACAAATGCCAACCAGACGCTGGCTGATTTCCAGAAGATACGCCGGTGGATGGTATGGCCCGATGACGATTTTCCGCGCACGTCCACGCAGAAGCCAAAGCTGGAATTAATTCGCAAAGCGGCGGAGAGCCAGGTCAATGGCAATCCCACATCAGGATCGCCAAAGAGCAGCCACTCCGGAGATGGAACGCTGGAAGAGCTAATCGGCAATATTGCCGGCCATCGGGTTGAACTCAAGCCGGGGGCTCATCTGGAAAATGATCTGAACCTGAGTTCACTGGACCGCGTGGAGTTAATGGCGGCGATTGAAAGCCGTTATCAGGTTGATCTGGGCGATCGCGAATTTTCCCAGGTAAACACGGTTGCTGACCTGGAGAATCTGCTGCAGAAGTCGGCGCCGGAAGCCAGGGCGAATAACTATCCCTATTCGCGCTGGGCGCAAAACCGTCTGGTGCGATGGATTCGTGTGCTGGGCTATAACTGCGTAACGCTGCCTTACATCATGGTGATGGCGCGGCCAAAGATAATAGGTCGCGAGCGATTAAAAGATTTTCACGGGCCTGCGCTGATTATTTCCAATCACATTGCGCAGATTGATATTGGATTCCTGATGGCGGCGCTGCCCATGCATCTGCGTAACCGGCTGGGTGTGGCCATGCAGGGCGAGATGCTGCGCGCCATGCGCAATCCACCCAAGGAGTGGTTCTTTTTAAAGCGTTGGTGGGAGCAGTTGCGGTACGCGCTGATCGCGATGTTCTTTAATGTCTTTTCGCTGCCGCAACGGGCAAAATATCGTGAGAGCTTCCGGTTTGCCGGAGAGCTGGTGGATCGTGGCTACAGCGTGGTCATTTTTCCTGAAGGACGCCGCACGGAAACCGGTGAGATGTCGCCATTCCGCAGCGGGATCGGATTGCTGGCAACGCACCTGAACCTGCCGATTATTCCCATGCGCATTGACGGGCTGTTTCCTTTCAAAATTGCCAAAAAACATTATGCGCCGCCGCATGCAGTGCAGGTGCGGATCGGCGAACCGGTAAGGTTTGAGCCGACAGCCGATCCGGAGGAAATTGCGAGGGAGTTGCAGAGAATCGTTGAGAAACTGTAG